AGGGTTTGCCCCTCAACTAAACACAGCATCAAACAAGCCTAAACATAAACGCAATGCGTGCTTTGTAATAGAAATAGCAGACCCTGCTCCACCTCCTCGTTTTACAGAGGAAGCCTTGGTAATATTGGTAGGCCACAGACTTCTCTTGTACTTTTTTCTCAAGGCAGCATTTTCGAGTACTAAGCGCTGATAGAGATGTGTGAGATTACTACTGTGCCTAATAAGCAAGATTTAAATTTGTTATTATTCGCATGATTACCTATGCAAATAGAGATATCATGTTAGCAACGTGTATGTGTAAGTGTGTGAGGATAGCGAGTGCCCAAAGGGGCATTGTATGTCTGGATTTAGTTATGTGATAAATCTTCTATCTTATCTATAATCCAAGGCTAATCCAACTAGCTTATAGAGGCAgcttataatagctaatgACACACTATCTATTACATACatatatatttctaataTCATATAATTCTATTTGCACTGGTATCTACTTATATCAATAGATGGTCACGGTTTAATAATGCtgtaaatataaagaaaCCATTACCATTAGCTAGCTAGCTCTTTCTTCTGCACCACAACTTGATTAGCCGCGCTTAGCAAGTACCTTTTTCCTTCATCCCTCTATCTAAGGTACAGCTTAGTTGCTCAGGCTAGGAGTATCTGCAATACGCGTCAAGAACTTTTGAGCCCGGATTGTACCATCCTTAAGACCCTTCAAACCATCAGAAAGACCCTCTAGACCGTTCTTTCCAACCACATAAGGGTGGGGGGTGAACCAGCCCTCGCGGAGACCACGGGTAAATGCAGCACCCCAAACCACTCCGATCATCTTATCATTCTCGCTAGTTTCATGGACCTGACCGACCATAGAGAAGACAATATCGACGCTCGGATCAGAGCCTAGAGCCTCAGTCTTAAGAAAGATGTTGGTTACCTTGGGCCTAACACCAGAAGCATCCGGCGGACCAGCGATAGCCTTAGTCACCAAGGCAATTGTGTTATCCTCAGAAACAGTGTCatatgccttccagcagcgACCATCAGGGGCACCGCCCGTCTTCACAGCCTCCTGGATCGCCCTTATAAGCTCGTCATCTGATTTGTACAGAGTATAGTCAACCAGCTGATCACCCTTATTCTCATCGAGGAAAGGCTTAATAAAGCTGCTCCTCTGGCTACCAACCGCGATAATAGGGTGAATATTAGCAGCTGCAGCCATCTTGATAGCAAAGGCACCAGTGGCGGTTGATGCACCATAGATGATTAAAGGGCGCTTGATATCATTCTTCTCTGCGTTCTTGGCAATCGGCGACCACGGCTCAGGCAAGTCGAGTTCCTGAAATAAGGCGCAAGCAGAGGTATAGGCCGCTAGGGGAATCGTAGCAGCATCCTCGTAGGATAGCGAGTCTGGAATATGAAAGGTGGTGTAATATGGTGCAATAGCATATTCAGCAAAAGCCCCATTAGAAGTCGCCATCTTATGAAAAGCAGCTACGCGATCACCTGGATGGAATCCAACGACATTTTCGCCCACGGCTTCGATAAGACCCGCAACGTCGTCTCCACTGTTCATTTCGCGTTGGAGGATCCCAGCGAGCTTCCAGTCCTTGGGGTTCGAACCTTTTATCTGCGTTAGGCCGGGATCCCTTCCCATACTTCCTTAAGAGCTTGAGACTTACCTGCGATAATCACCTTAACCAGCACCTCGTCGGGGCCGGGCTTGGGAACTTCGATATCGACAATCTCGACCGAGATGTCCATCTTGACAATGGCTGACTTCATGTTGATGGAATCCTTGGGCGGGTTGCGGTGGTAAAAAATTGATGATCTGTTGTTAATGCGGTTGGGGGGGGGGTGGGCGGGGGCGTATTAAATAGTGTTAATGTATTGTAGTGTGGCAGCCAATGCTGTGCTGCTTGCTTGGTATTTATAACGTGGGTAGGAGATGCTGGTGGCTTCTTTGAAGTTTTTTAAGCTAACTATTACAGTGTCTGAAGTTGAAAATCACAATACTAATATGCTTGGTTAGCCTTCGGCTAGACATAGCGACCAGTCGAACTCGGAGCGGAGTTCATATATTGAATCAAGCAAGAGGCAAGCGGATTTTCATTCTGTGGCAGGGGGGTGGGTGGCAAAAAGAAAATCCCGATTGCAAAGCACCTCTCTCCATACTGTGAGTAGTGTTCATAAGCCTAGGATATAAAACTAATCAAACACCTTCTATGTATACCATTTGTGCTACTGATCGCATATTTCTGTCAGCCTGTTTCGCAGTCTGGATTAATTTGCGGCCCACCTGTATGACAAACCTATCTGCGAGTGGTTTGTTCTTTCCGACTTCAAGTTGCAATCTTCCAGTATCGTTCTTGTACCTTACAGTATTGAGCACCTGCACCTTCCTCTCCAACAATAACCCTAGttaattttaaaaaaaaggtccataagtatatatatacaCTATGTACTCATTTATACGTGACTAAACCCCGCAAACTAAAGTACTTACCTAGCATGGTTTAGCGACAGTACTTATAACTCGCACTATGAGCTTGTCTCCACTTCCCCACATTCGCGCCCCAAACCTCCAGGCAGCAGTGGTACTTCTAAGTACTTCAGTCGCTCAGCCAGAAATTGCTTACGCACCCATAAGGCGGCCAAATTCTGACAAAACGTCTGCTTATGAGGTAGAGCCATGTACCCCGATGACCCGACCCTAAACTTTACAAAGAGCTTGTTGTTTTGGGGCGGAAGGTGCAAGTGCTCAATACTGTACATAGAGAACACAACGCCTCCCAGTTAGTCTAGCTGAGATATCCAGTTTCGACTGGGCCAATATACGTAAACGTTGGCCATCTATGGCTGTATGGAAGAtcagagagaagagacattCTGAGACCCGCTAGGGCACTGCAGGCTTGTCGTGTGTCCACTTGCGGAGTACTAACGGGCCGAAATCCCAACTCCGACAGCAAAGCTTGAGCCTAGCACAATCATAGTTAGAATATTCCGACAAGGCGGACTCAACCCGCCCTGCAGCCTTAAAAGAAGTGGGACCCCAGAGAAAAGGTAGAGCATCGAAGTGGGTCTGGATTTGCGATATACTGCTGGATGCCCACGCGAGACTAGAGTTTTGACTTCCCCTCCTCATTGTAACGGTCGCACCTAGCCACTACACCACAGGGTAAAAGATTGGGCTAAAACTGCCATTATAGCAATTATAGTGGTGCTTACAGCTGCTTATAGGAGCCTATGGTGAACCAAGCTGTAACAAGAAGAATACAGGCAGaagtataatatttaatagtaataaaatatattaacgtacatgataagctTATGTCACAGACAAGCATGTGTCACAAAAATccctcattctcttctcttgacATTTGATCAAACGATTCTCAACCATTAAAGATGTCCCAGTCAAATAATGAAGCAaaaatccttcttgccctgcAAGCCCTTCGAAATGATCCAAAATTAAGCATCCGAGGCGCCGCATCAATATACCAAGTCTGTCATCAGAAACTAGGTCGCCGCCAGCGAGGCATGCAGTCTCGACGCGATTGGGTCCCTAAATCACGTaaactatctgatctagaGGAACAGATCATAGTTCAGTTTATCCTCGACCTggattcgcgaggatttcccccGCGACTGCGTGGTGtagaagaaatggccaaccGATTGCTCGCTGACCGCGACGCGCCAcccgtcggcaagcgctgggtTTCTAACTTCATTAAGCGACAtaaagagctcaagacgcgGTTTTTTCGCagatatgactaccagaggGCTAAATGCGAAGACCCAACGGCGATTCGAAAGTGGTTTAAGATCGTGGAAAACATAATCGCGAAATATGGTATCAACCTGGCTGATATCTATAACTTTGATGAGGTTGGCTTTCTAATGGGCATGATTGCAAGCGGAATGGTCGTCACAGGCTCAGAAAGGCGTGTaagaccaaaatcagtgcagcctggaaaccgggaatggattactGTCATCCAGGCGATCAATGCGGAAGGCTGGGCGATCGCGCCGTTCATCATAGGTGCcggccaatatcacctcgccaactggtaccGGGAAAGTAACCTCCCGGACGACTGGGCTACTGCAACATCTCCAAATGGCTGGACCGATAACGAGCTAGGCCTTGAGTGGCTGAAGCACTCTGAACGATGCACAAACACGCGATCAGTTGGTCGCTATCGTCTTCTAatccttgatggccacgaaagtcaccactctCTCGACTTTGAGAAATATTGCCAGGCAAACAAGATTGTTACGCTCTGTATGCCGCCTCATTCATCTCAcctacttcagcctcttgatgttgggtgctTTAGCCTGCTTAAGAAGGCTTTTGGGCAAGAAATCGAGCATCTGATCCgatgctctataacctaCGTTTCtaagaccgagttctttcccGGCTTTTATGCAGCGTTTCAGGCTACCATGATAGAGAAAAATATCAAGGCAGCTTTTAGAGGGGCTGGGCTTGCTCCTCTTGACCCGGAAAGCGTGGTAtcgaagcttgatgtgcagctacggactccaacgccggttgaggaggaggccgGCCCCTCTGCCGCTTGGGTTTCAAAGACACCCAGGACTGTCCTTGAGGCccaatctcagtctgaatacctcgATAGACGAATTAGAAAGCATAAAAGTAGCTCGCCAGAGTCAATTCTGGAAGCATTAAAGTCGCTTTCTAAGGGAACAAAGGCAATGATGCATGAGAACGCCTTATTGAGAGCTCAGGTCCGTGATCTTCAACAGGCAAATGAAACACTAAGCCGGCGTcgaagggcaaaaaggactagactacagaaaggaggggtgATGATAGTGGGGGAAGCAAGGGAAGTAATTGATTAGATGAATATAGATGGGCAGGTCGAGGGCGAATCGTTGAGAAGTAGTAGTCAAGGAGGGTCAGCGCGACCGAGGGAAAGGCGCTGTGGAGGATGCGGCAAGACGGGGCATAACGCAAGGACATGTCAAATAGTTGTTGCAATatctgaagaagaatataGCAATTGATTTTAATTGATTAGAGAGTTTGTTGTGCTTTTCTGGCGATTTCTGTTTtgaaggttgagatttttTGTGACACATGCTTGTTTGTGACATAagcttatcatgtacgttagTTTAATAACAAACTAAAAGATATTATTCCTAGTATGAGAATTTAAATCTTAGTAAGAATTgtaaaattataaaataagagttaagttattataatttaaaaaataaaacaaatataatttaattcttaaataataatttcTACACCTACTGGGCTAGACAAACATTTCAGTCCATATTCATCGATTGACTGAAAGCGCGGTCTGTTATCTACCAGTCCGAGGTCATAGTCTATTAGTGACACCTCAATAGCTAAAGAAGCCTGAAAGTAGTTGCTTTCATATGACGCAGATATCCCAGTCTACGTGTTATTAATCTTCGCCTGCTAGGAATAGCTTTTGGAGCATGTGAGTGGCGATAGACTGTATCCAAGCATACCAGCCTGAGTATAGACAGGAACCTAGCCTCGCGTGAGTCAAAACTAGATTCATGGTTGCGACCATATATGGGCCTGGTTGAAACCAGATCTTGCTTACTAGTTAACGCGGCTAAGGTAGGAATGCAGAGACAGCTGAATCCCACAACCACAGTATTGAGGGAGGGGCCTGCATGAGGTCTGGCGTCGATATCGGGAACGTAGCCTTCGCAGGAACGCAAACATTGCATTCAGATGGAGCAGTAAATAAATCTCaggaaggaagaaaagacgGCCAAGCTTGAA
The Fusarium oxysporum f. sp. lycopersici 4287 chromosome 15, whole genome shotgun sequence DNA segment above includes these coding regions:
- a CDS encoding NADPH2:quinone reductase codes for the protein MKSAIVKMDISVEIVDIEVPKPGPDEVLVKVIIAGSNPKDWKLAGILQREMNSGDDVAGLIEAVGENVVGFHPGDRVAAFHKMATSNGAFAEYAIAPYYTTFHIPDSLSYEDAATIPLAAYTSACALFQELDLPEPWSPIAKNAEKNDIKRPLIIYGASTATGAFAIKMAAAANIHPIIAVGSQRSSFIKPFLDENKGDQLVDYTLYKSDDELIRAIQEAVKTGGAPDGRCWKAYDTVSEDNTIALVTKAIAGPPDASGVRPKVTNIFLKTEALGSDPSVDIVFSMVGQVHETSENDKMIGVVWGAAFTRGLREGWFTPHPYVVGKNGLEGLSDGLKGLKDGTIRAQKFLTRIADTPSLSN